One genomic window of Polynucleobacter sp. HIN11 includes the following:
- a CDS encoding response regulator: MASILVVDDEMGIRELLHEILTEEGHTVYPAESANQARAVREQMEPDLVLLDIWMPDTDGITLLKEWARDNLLTMPVVMMSGHATIDTAVEATRIGALNFLEKPIALQKLLKTVSKALERAPLKKPDELEPQAQPKSIDLPKTTNQDEYISGIAKSYYSLPLRESRDLFEKAYFEYQMVVTGGSMTRISEFTGLERTHLYRKLKALGIDVTKKQE, from the coding sequence ATGGCGAGCATTTTGGTAGTTGATGATGAGATGGGCATCCGTGAGTTATTACACGAGATATTGACCGAAGAGGGTCATACGGTATATCCTGCTGAGAGTGCCAATCAGGCAAGAGCAGTGCGAGAGCAAATGGAGCCCGATTTGGTACTCCTCGATATTTGGATGCCAGACACTGACGGCATCACTTTATTAAAAGAGTGGGCTCGAGATAATTTGCTAACGATGCCAGTGGTCATGATGTCTGGTCATGCAACTATTGATACGGCTGTTGAAGCAACACGTATTGGCGCCCTTAATTTTCTGGAAAAGCCCATCGCGCTCCAGAAGCTTTTAAAGACAGTCAGCAAGGCTCTTGAGCGCGCTCCCCTGAAAAAACCAGACGAACTAGAACCTCAAGCCCAGCCCAAATCAATTGATTTACCTAAAACTACGAATCAGGATGAATACATTAGCGGAATTGCAAAAAGCTACTACTCCCTGCCACTTCGTGAGTCGCGCGATCTCTTTGAGAAGGCCTATTTTGAATACCAAATGGTGGTCACGGGGGGTAGCATGACCCGTATCTCAGAGTTCACTGGCCTTGAGCGAACCCATCTCTATCGCAAGCTAAAAGCACTTGGTATTGATGTCACCAAAAAGCAAGAGTAG
- a CDS encoding sensor histidine kinase: MSPVFTLSNKDFIKRRALPLVTLLSGLIALILLLLLSTATSNTEFFDQYFIWLYAANIVVGILLLLTIIILVVVISIRWRKGRFGTRLIAKLAMIFALVGVVPGLILYSVSWQFVSKSIETWFDVKVESALNSGLELGRVTLRIAQEEILAEGKFIAEQVVQVPPGTSSEQVGSMIAKIRNQFGIQEVSLFNMQRTLILSTESRPKQFFPAPSAEVVAEAFQKNGITFLDEIELTKGQPGYRVRAIVPIVRQKAVPTKTGASRYVDDKYFLQLVRFIPEPLAKNIYAVESAYSEYQEKALGRIGLRKMYIGTLTLTLFFALFVAVTLALLLGRQLAQPLLMLLRGTQAVAQGDLSPKPELDTGDELGMLTRQFNAMTKQLSDARDSLQESKSFLETVLGNLTAGVCIFDNNFNLASSNPGAAKILGQDLLPITGKPLNSVAELAEFDGAVREGFATQNLITSAKTGEANKAELVWQKQIQVHPVNEYENDLGSTLFVRGTQLSPSLKMIVFDDISDVIAAQRSIAWSEVARRLAHEIKNPLTPIQLSAERLQQKLVGKLSPDQDEMIERSTNTIIGQVQAMKQMVNEFRDFAKTPSPTLGSLDLNGLIQEVMGLYEGSNIEVRLDSRCPRVMGDPTQLRQVIHNLLQNAQDASLETNRPQQLIEITTELVQIQDADQNRSAVRMTITDSGPGFQAKILARAFEPYITTKAKGTGLGLAVVKKIIDDHGAKIEIRNRKQGDDVLGAQVSILFVKLAKEAT; this comes from the coding sequence ATGAGCCCTGTATTTACCCTCAGCAATAAAGACTTTATTAAGCGCAGAGCCTTGCCGCTGGTTACTTTATTAAGCGGTCTGATTGCCTTGATTTTGCTGCTTCTCTTATCAACCGCTACATCCAATACTGAGTTCTTTGATCAATATTTCATTTGGTTGTATGCCGCCAATATTGTGGTGGGTATCTTGCTCTTACTCACCATCATTATTTTGGTGGTGGTTATTAGCATTCGTTGGCGCAAGGGTCGATTTGGTACGCGTTTAATTGCGAAGCTCGCCATGATTTTTGCTTTGGTTGGGGTAGTGCCAGGCCTTATTTTGTATAGCGTATCGTGGCAATTCGTTTCAAAAAGTATTGAGACCTGGTTTGACGTCAAGGTGGAGTCTGCTCTGAACTCCGGCTTGGAATTAGGACGCGTGACCTTGCGCATTGCCCAAGAAGAAATTCTGGCGGAGGGAAAGTTTATTGCGGAGCAGGTAGTTCAGGTCCCGCCGGGCACGAGCTCCGAACAGGTGGGAAGCATGATTGCCAAGATACGCAATCAGTTTGGGATACAGGAGGTGAGCTTATTTAATATGCAGCGCACCTTGATTCTCAGCACTGAATCCAGACCGAAACAATTTTTCCCGGCGCCCAGTGCCGAGGTCGTAGCTGAGGCCTTTCAGAAAAACGGCATCACCTTCCTCGATGAAATTGAGCTTACCAAGGGGCAGCCTGGATACCGCGTGCGCGCAATCGTCCCCATTGTTCGCCAAAAAGCGGTTCCAACCAAGACCGGTGCCTCACGATACGTCGACGATAAGTACTTCTTGCAGCTGGTTCGATTCATTCCGGAGCCATTAGCCAAAAATATTTATGCGGTTGAGTCTGCCTATAGCGAATACCAAGAGAAAGCACTGGGGCGTATTGGGCTACGCAAGATGTATATCGGCACGCTCACTCTCACACTATTTTTTGCTCTATTTGTTGCAGTGACTTTGGCACTTCTCTTAGGTCGTCAGTTGGCGCAACCGCTGTTAATGCTTTTACGTGGAACCCAGGCGGTCGCACAGGGCGATCTAAGCCCCAAGCCTGAACTTGATACTGGTGATGAGCTGGGCATGCTGACCCGTCAATTTAATGCCATGACCAAGCAGCTCTCGGATGCGCGCGATTCGCTCCAGGAATCAAAGTCGTTTTTGGAGACCGTACTGGGCAACTTAACAGCCGGCGTTTGTATCTTTGATAACAACTTTAATTTGGCATCTAGCAATCCCGGGGCGGCTAAGATTTTGGGGCAAGACCTGTTGCCCATTACTGGTAAGCCCCTTAACTCGGTTGCTGAGCTGGCTGAGTTTGATGGCGCAGTCCGTGAGGGCTTTGCTACCCAAAATTTAATTACCTCTGCCAAAACAGGGGAAGCTAACAAAGCCGAGTTAGTTTGGCAAAAGCAAATTCAGGTACACCCTGTTAATGAGTACGAGAACGATCTTGGCTCAACCCTATTTGTACGTGGAACCCAACTTTCCCCCAGCCTAAAGATGATTGTGTTTGATGATATTAGTGACGTGATTGCGGCACAGCGTTCGATCGCATGGAGTGAAGTCGCCAGGCGCTTGGCGCATGAGATTAAGAACCCACTCACGCCAATTCAGTTATCGGCAGAGCGCCTGCAGCAAAAGCTCGTTGGCAAATTAAGCCCCGACCAAGACGAGATGATCGAGCGCAGCACTAATACTATTATTGGTCAAGTACAAGCCATGAAGCAGATGGTTAATGAGTTCAGGGATTTTGCTAAGACCCCTAGCCCAACCTTGGGAAGCCTTGATTTAAATGGTTTGATTCAAGAGGTGATGGGTTTGTATGAGGGCAGCAACATCGAGGTTCGTTTGGATTCCAGGTGCCCGCGGGTCATGGGCGACCCAACGCAATTACGGCAAGTAATTCATAATCTCTTACAAAACGCTCAAGATGCTAGTTTAGAAACCAATCGTCCTCAACAACTTATCGAGATCACAACGGAGCTTGTGCAAATTCAAGATGCCGATCAAAATAGATCTGCAGTGCGCATGACGATTACTGATAGTGGGCCTGGTTTTCAGGCTAAGATATTAGCAAGAGCATTTGAGCCCTATATAACAACTAAGGCTAAGGGAACTGGATTGGGATTGGCGGTCGTGAAAAAAATTATTGATGATCATGGTGCAAAAATTGAGATCCGTAATCGCAAACAAGGAGACGATGTATTGGGCGCCCAAGTATCTATTTTGTTTGTAAAGCTTGCTAAAGAGGCGACCTAA
- a CDS encoding DUF4390 domain-containing protein: protein MTTFLRHSLWGLACLIAVCVTGPAQAQVIKVKQAELEKVESAWLLNANFGIELPPGLENALKKGVTLHFLVQFELTRSRWYWFDEKAVNVQRQVRLSHQPLINQYRINAGGLALNASSLVEALRIAGTIGGWSVIEAAAIDADKQYEAALRMTLDLGKLPKPFQVDALNSRDWSLSGEWLRFPFNASMTSVSGRK, encoded by the coding sequence ATGACCACCTTCTTACGACATTCTTTGTGGGGACTGGCTTGCCTGATCGCGGTGTGCGTGACTGGCCCTGCCCAAGCACAAGTCATCAAGGTGAAGCAGGCAGAGTTGGAAAAGGTTGAAAGCGCTTGGTTATTAAACGCCAATTTTGGAATTGAATTACCACCCGGCCTAGAAAATGCCCTAAAAAAAGGGGTAACACTTCATTTCCTGGTTCAGTTTGAATTAACCCGCAGTCGTTGGTATTGGTTTGATGAAAAAGCGGTCAATGTTCAGCGTCAAGTTCGCCTATCGCATCAACCACTGATTAATCAATACCGCATCAATGCTGGAGGGTTGGCATTAAATGCGAGCTCATTAGTGGAGGCATTGCGCATCGCTGGCACGATTGGTGGCTGGAGCGTGATTGAGGCTGCAGCGATTGATGCCGATAAGCAATACGAGGCTGCGCTACGAATGACCTTAGATCTTGGAAAGCTACCAAAACCTTTTCAGGTGGACGCGCTCAATAGTCGAGACTGGTCTTTAAGCGGAGAGTGGTTGCGCTTTCCGTTTAACGCATCGATGACCTCTGTATCGGGGCGTAAATAA